The Danio rerio strain Tuebingen ecotype United States chromosome 19, GRCz12tu, whole genome shotgun sequence genome includes the window GCAACCAACCCCCAACACATTCACACTATCACCATCCTCCTCTATCACTCCCTGCTGTGGCCAAAACAGTCATAGAGACTGAAAACTCGTTCTCACCTGCCCTGCCCAATCTGATGTCCATTATCATTGGCATATCAACACACCCATTAACATTCATGTGCGAGATGTTGTCTGGTCGTGCGGCTCCACAGGCATTGAAACACCAGGCCAAAGGAAGACTGTCCACTGGATGAAAGGTGTGAACTGCAGGCCTCACTGTGGAGGACGCCGGCCATTGACCCTTCCCTCCAACTTTCGAATGATCCGACGACAATAAGGGCCTTTCAGCCATTAGGAAAGCGAGAGTCTGACGCATGGATGATGAGGTGATGTGTCCTGACCCGTCATCAAGAAAATGAACCACATCACAAAAGCTCCGGGCACAAGAAATCTCCCCCCTCCTTCGCTTCACTCCATCACACCCAACCCCCAACTCTCTCCCAGGAGAAAAAGAGGAGACTGTTTCACTATATGAGCTTATTCATTACATTCTCTCATCTGACACACAAAAACCGTATTCTGCCCTATTCCCCCTCCCTAAGGTTCTGGACATTCTGAGAAAGTGGCGAGATGCAGATGCGGTGAAACATTCTTCTGGAGCGTTCGCATGCTTTGCATTCCTTTACAAACAGTTTAGACTTTATGTCATTTGACAAGGCCAAAGAGAGGGGAAAAAAGAGGAGTAAAGGAGgaagatgaaaataaaaatttagaTAATGATTTATATGTTGTAAATTATATCAGAGGAAATTATTGGTGGCACTTAAAGTTGATTATCATCAGCGAGAAACAGTAAACAACTGAAAGATTGTGGCCACAAATTGGGTCACAGGTCTATTCTCATACTAAAAGCAAATGATCAAATGCAAGCAATCATAAACTCATATATAGATCAAAAAACATCTTATCAAAAGGCAGGAGATGTGTCTTCCGTATCTTTTCTTAATGATAAAGGTTGGGCGAGACTTCATGATAGTCTGGAGCCAATGCATCTGTCACTTATTAATGTGGGCAATGTTGTTAACTCTGGCCTAGTTTAGTTCCAATTGTTAATCACATCTTTGCTATTGTTTACAGACAATGATGCCTATTGTTTTCAGTCTATGCAATtcattatatatcattatataacaaatttaaatttacaaataaataaataattaaaatctcttttacaagcaTCAATTTTTGACACACTAAAACGTGCGCATGCATCAGTAGCACCGATTTTGTACAAAttaccattatatatatataatattaacaatacacagaagtaaatattactcaaatcgTGTACGACACTTTAAAAAATTCAATCTTCAGAGTAGCCtacatacagtcagaattattgccccctttgaattatttatttctttttaaaaatattttacaaatgatgtttaacagagcaaggacattttcacagtatgtctgataatattttttcttctcgataaagtctcatttgttttatttcggctggaatagaatcagttattgattttttaaaacaattttaaggtcaaaattattagcacctttaagcaatgtatgtttttgataatctacagaacaaaccatcattatacaataacttgcctaattaccctaaccttcctagttaacctaattaacctagttaagcctttaaatgtcacctaaagctgtatagaagtgtcttgaaaactatctagCAAAATAcgatttactatcatcatgggaaagttaaaataaatcagttattagaaatgaggggctaataattctgacttcaactgtatataaaaagttTAACGAAGCATATAAGTTGTTTATCAGATAAGAGTGTAAATTATGCCCTgctattaatcattattattaaatgccaCTGTTGTCTTGAGCACAGTGAGCTGCATATATTGAACGACAGGGCACATTCACCACAGACAAGCCTTAAATGCTTGTATTCTAGTGTGTAGTTCAATGGGTTCAAGTAAACTGTAACCCCATTGCTCTTAGTAACAGGGAATTCAACAAGTCACCCCGTTGGTTCCCTTCTTCTTTCCAGTTCGTTGCCATTTTCTATTTCTATGAAGCTAATGTGGAATCAACAGAGGCGGGACATGGAGGGCGGGGTCGTGCTTCAGATTGGTTCGCGTTACCGTGACACGCCCAAGGGCGGGGCTTCGGGTTATCTTGAAGCGCTGTAGGACTGGAACTGGTAGTAGTAGGTCGAGTCGACGCTCACGGGTGGAAGACAAGAGTGGATCATCTCAAGTTTTCCTTCTGAAggaaaaaaacagcaactttCCTCGCGCATTTGGATGCACGTTACGCCCATTGGTCtggattaattttttttccactcACCTGAATTTGAGttctttttaatttactttaaaaccACATTTAGTATAATGGGATCCCAGGCATCAAAGGGAGGAGTGGCTGTGGAGGGGAAAGCCGCCGCTGCTGACCCGGCTGCCGTCAAGACTAACGGACAGGTAATTCATCTCTCCATCTGCGACACACCCACATCTGACCAACAAGTGCTTCAGCGAGAGTTGCAAACCACCGTCTGCGATTTAACCAGCTCTCTAAGTGTGGCGAGCAGACGGTGATTTTACTTGGAAAAGGGAATGAAACAAAAGCAAACCATTTTATTCATTGTCTTATTTATAATGTCACGTCGAATGGTTTCATTCAGGACAATCCCATTAGGCTGTTGATACACGGTTTTCTGTTTTGCGTTGAAAACAGATTGTTTTTGCTACACGTTTTCGATTCATTTCTGTCGTTGAAATTGGTTTTGTCGTTTGGATACGGTCGGTGTTGTTGCCATGCGATCTCCATTAATGCCAGTGTAGGAGGATGCTGCACGTATTCACTATGCATGGGTTAACAGCAGCAGGGGGTTGCGATCTATCTGGGGAGAAATGGATGTAACTGGTATTTTGGaagtgttgtttttgtcatttttttcattttcggGTTAAAACTTGATAGTATTGTATACAATGGATAGTTTCATGTTTCGGTTTACTAATTAAGTGTTAACAGATTTCTCTCTTttcatttgaaacatttaatttcgtAAATATTTGGTCGGATTTTCATCGATTTTTTTAGTTGTATTTTTGTCTGTGGGGAAGCGCGTGGAGTATTCATTTCCAGACGCACCGGGGTTTAAAGTCTAGACATTGGGGCGAGTGTCTACAGTTGGTCAAGCTTTTGGGGTTTTTGTGTGACTAAACCCCGTTCTTATCAATGAGGGTGCTAATATTTTACGTTACCTCTTTCAAATCGCCGTTTGTGGTTATTTGTTCGTCGATGGATAAGCGGTGAATGAAGCTCAATGAAATTCTCCATCGTGCTTCGCTCGATCTCCGTCTTTTGTTCCAAAGCTGCGTCTCGCTTCGCATTGTGTGTGGTGTTCTGCGATGCTCTATCGCCCTCGCTTGGTGCTGCGCGGCATTGCAAGGCGTCACCTCGAAGACATGCATTATTTACGTGACGGGTCACTGATGTGTCCGTCGACGATTGAAGGAATGCCCTAGAGCTTATGCAAAAGTAGTAAACTCGTAGTAAATAATCATCCATTTTGCCTTCTGATTCATTATGCTGAATTCcaattttgttttttcttttttcaggagAACGGTCATGTTAAGACCAATGGTGATGTCTCTGCCAAGGCAGAGGGAGATGCTGCCACCACCAACGGTTCTGCAGAAGCAGCTAAGGAATCTGAGGCTGGAGCCGGCGACGCCATCGAACCAGCGCCTGCCGCTGAGGGAGAGGCTGCCAAACCTGAGGGCGAGGCCACCAAGGAGACccccaagaagaagaagaagaagttctCCCTGAAGAACTCCTTCAAATTCAAGGGTATCTCACTGAAGAAGAGCAAGAAGAATGCTGAGGTGAAGGAAGAGGCCGCTGCTGCTGCTCCAGCTACCGAAGAGAAGCCAGAGGAGAATGGAGCAGCcactgaggagaagaaagaggaggaggccAAGGCCGAGGAGACACCCGCTGCCCCTGTTGAAACCCCCAAGGCCGAGGAGCCTGCAGCCAAGGCTGAGGAGCCTGCTGCTGCAAAGGAAGAGGCTGCTGCACCTGCTGTAGAGGCCACGAAACAAACAGAGGAGACCAACTCAACACCTGCACCATCTGAACAGAAGGAGTGATTGTACTTCACAAAGGACTTTGTGAACTGTTTttccaagaaaaaaatatatatttatatatatgtgtatatgtatacatatgtatatatacatggatatatgtatatgtatatatacacatgtatgtgAAAAAGACTCCTTGTGCCACTTTCTTCAAGATTAATAACAAATGACAAACTAGATTCACTAGTTCACTTCCCTGATAATGGCTTAAAGATCTGGAATTCCGAGCGAAGGCCGAAACCTCTTGGAAGCGGGATGTCAGCACAAGAGTGAGTTGAGGATCAAGGAGAAGCATCTTTCAAGCCCACCACCGAATAGATGCGACTATATTGATGAATTGTGCAAGATAAACATCACCACATATAATGACtgttaaaaaaaaggaaatcgAAAAAGACTTGCCAACTTTCTACATTCCTATATTTTAACCCAAATTTAAGTATTTTGTGGTGTATAGAGAACCATTTTAAATATCCAGAAGGCTTTGTCTTGTTTGTTTGAAATCGCATTTTAATTTTCATCTtggctttaagaaaaaaaaataaaacgaaataaaaacacatttgagCTTGCTATGTTCACATTTGAAGTTTTAAAAAGAAGCAGAGTTGTTATGTGTTAAATGTGAGCCTTGATCTGCTTTTTGGTCTCTGTAAATACATTTGAccaattttgttctttattttgcTAATGTTTAAAGATGTTACTGGTTTTATTGTAAAGTTGATAATGGTAAATAAATGTTGGTTACCTACAGATGCTGATACCTTGTGTTTGTCATTCTTCACAGGTGaagttcttcaaaacatcttcatgTTTATAGACATGCATTCATAAACTATTTTACCTGTTAAAAAAAGGAAaccagaaaaaaatattctctattGCAAATTCCTGACAAATAGCAAAAACcttttaacttttgtaatgtttATATACAATAGCTTAGTGTATAGAATAGCTAAcctgtgttatatatatataaagctgtaGACAGGTACACTTAGCCTGTAAATAATTGCATTCCTGAATGCTaatatcttaatttattttaCGTTTTACTTACCCTATGACGATTTGGTTTAACAAAGATTTGCTTAACAAAAGATCATTCACTCGAAtcattcactttttttatttgcaaaatcaTAGGTCTACATATAATCAATTAAATGTCTGATACTGGTACTTTAATTAAACAGCATTT containing:
- the marcksl1b gene encoding MARCKS-related protein 1-B, which codes for MGSQASKGGVAVEGKAAAADPAAVKTNGQENGHVKTNGDVSAKAEGDAATTNGSAEAAKESEAGAGDAIEPAPAAEGEAAKPEGEATKETPKKKKKKFSLKNSFKFKGISLKKSKKNAEVKEEAAAAAPATEEKPEENGAATEEKKEEEAKAEETPAAPVETPKAEEPAAKAEEPAAAKEEAAAPAVEATKQTEETNSTPAPSEQKE